In Pyrus communis chromosome 15, drPyrComm1.1, whole genome shotgun sequence, the genomic stretch AATCCAGGGATTTGAGCAGCAACGCTTTAAGTGGACCAATCCCTCCTATCCTAGGGAATTTGACTTATACAGAGAAACTGTAAGTATGCATGTAATATGAAATAGTTACAAAGTATGTTGGTGCATGACTCAATAAATTTCAGATCGTAGGCCTCCATCTAATGAGCAATACATTACGAACAATTTTCTATCAACTCATTTGTGTATATATCGAGCGTTGTGTTATTTGATTGTACTTGACTAAACAACTTTATTGAATTCTCACTCCAACTATTGTCTGTATAGGTATTTGCATGCTAACAAGCTTAATGGATCAATCCCCCCAGAGCTTGGACAGATGACAAAGCTTCATTATTTGTATGTGAACTTTCTTACTTCTGCTCTTGGATGTATTTCTTTGGTAGTTAATTGCACGTATGATTTTTTTATTCGACGAATGGTCCCATTTCTGTTTCACCTGTAAGGAATGTTCAGAAAAATGAGTTTCTTTGCCTATGCAGGGAGTTGAATGATAACCATCTTACAGGACATATTCCACCGGAACTTGGGAAGCTGACTGATTTGTATGACCTGTAGGTTCTCTTGCCGTGTGAGGTTTGAAAGCGAGAATGGTTTCCTCATGTCCTAAATTTTCAGTAACTAATCAATGTTTTTGCAGGAACGTTGCAAACAACTATCTTCAAGGACCTATCCCTGATAATCTCAGCTCGTGTACAAATCTCAACAGCCTGTAAGCACATAACCTCAGTTTTTACTTTACCTTATCAACCTTGTTTAAGTGGCTTATCCCTTATCATTCTGATATCAGCAATGTGCATGGGAACAAGTTGAGTGGAACCATCCCGACTGCTCTTCAGAGGCTGGAGAGTATGACTTACTTGTAAGTTCCAACAATATAAACATTGATTTACGGTTAAAACATACcttactttttgttttacatttATCTTTGTGTTCCTCGTGTTCATGTCATGAGGCAGAAGTTATGAATCACGGTTTCTGTGTCATTGCTCTGACGAAAATGTTATCATTTTCAGAAATCTGTCCTCCAACTATCTTCGTGGTCCAATTCCTATCGAGCTGTCTTTTATTGGTAACTTGGATACCTTGTAAGTATCAAGGGTCCTAGTATTTTCCTCTCGTGTTCCTTTCTTTTATTAACATATATGGATACTTTTTCGCACAGGGATATTTCAGATAACAAACTAAGTGGAACCATTCCTTCGTCACTTGGGGATTTGGAACATCTTCTAAAGCTGTGAGTTCAACTGCTTGGTTTTTTATTGCAATggtttttctttgctttttatgCTCTGACACCTGATATTTTTATGTGGTAGGAATTTGAGTCGAAACCATTTGACGGGATTTATTCCAGGGGAGTTTGGTAATTTAAGGAGTGTTATGGAAATGTATGTATTTGTTAATTTGTAAGATACTTGATTTTAACGAATTAAATCAATAATCTCTTCTattctttctgttttttcttcTGTAAACTCGACGCATTTGTTTTGCAGAGACCTTTCAAATAATCAGCTCACAGGATTAATTCCTCAAGAGCTCAGTCAGCTACAGAACATGAATTTATTGTAAGTTTTACTGATCTCCATAATTTTGACCAGTTTCATTGAAAGAAAAGTAGAATGTTACTGTAtacatttattgattttatttgcGTCGTTAATGCACAATATAACAGGAGATTAGAGCACAACAATATATCCGGGGATGTGGTATCGCTGATAAACTGCTTCAGCCTTTCTGCACTGTGAGTCAATTACAATCATTCGagtttttgttttatgtcctcagTTTGATGGCAGGGTTATCCAGCTTTTATTTTGAAGCACTAAATATCTCTGAATCCTTGCAGAAATGTATCTTACAACAACCTGGCAGGTGACGTTCCCACAAGCAAGAACTTCTCAAGGTTTTCACCAGACAGGTTAGAGATTCTGActacatttccaaaatttcattAACATTTAGCTTAGCTTTGAGGGTTCAAGCGACTCCATTTGGCTTAAAATTTTCCCCATCTTTGGCTGATATAACCTCTTGTTTGCAGTTTTATTGGAAATCCTGATCTTTGTGGCCCTTGGCTCAATTCTCGATGTCATGAGTCTCGTCCAACAGAGCGAGGTAAATATTACCATCAGGTGGCATGCTGAGCTTCAAAGAGAACTGATACAGTTTGGACCACAATTGGACCACAATCTCGATGTCATTGAATGTCATACTTTAGTACAAAgaattttcacttttttcatTTCTCCTTCTTTTGCAGCCACACTATCTAAACCTGCTATCCTGGGAATCGCTCTTGGGGCCCTTGTGATTCTTCTCATGATTCTTATTGCTGTATGCCGGCCATATAATCCAACTCCTTTTTCTGATGGTTCATTTGACAAACCCGGTAATTTCCTCTGTAAGATAATTATTCTGTACTAAATGTAGTAATAGGAACTTAAGCTAATCAATTCCATTTGCTTGTGAAATAGCAGTTAAGTACTCAAATCCGAAGCTGGTGATCCTTCACATGAATTTGGCACTTCATGTGTACGAGGACATCATGAGGATGACTGAAAACTTGAGCGAGAAGTATATAATTGGTTACGGTTCATCAAGTACAGTGTACAAATGTGTTCTGAAAAATTGTAAGCCAGTGGCCATCAAGAAACTCTACTCCCAGTATCATCGGTGCATCAAGGAATTTGAGACAGAACTTGCGACAGTTGGAAGCATCAAGCATCGGAATCTGGTGAGCCTCCAGGGGTACTCCTTGTCCTCCTCCGGAAACCTTCTCTTTTACGACTACATGGAAAATGGCAGTCTCTGGGATCACCTTCATGGTAGGTTCACACGTTTCTTGAATGCCGTTGGCCTGTTGGTGTTACGAAGAGACTAATTTTTAATTCCTTATCTACTGAATTTTTTTACCTCAGGCCCtttcaagaagaagaagctcGACTGGACAACTCGTCTCCAGATTGCCCTTGGAGCAGCCCAAGGGCTTGCCTATCTGCATCATGATTGCAGCCCCAGAATCATACACCGGGATATCAAGTCGTCCAATATTCTATTGGACAAGGATTTCGAAGCTCATCTAAATGATTTCGGCATTGCCAAGAACTTATGCCACTCAAAGACCCATACGTCTACTTACTTAATGGGCACGATTGGCTACATAGACCCTGAGTATGCGCGAACTTCCCGCCTCACTGAGAAGTCCGATGTGTATAGTTACGGAATTGTTCTGCTGGAGTTGCTGACAGGAAGGAAAGCCGTAGACAATGAATCCAATCTCCATCATTTGGTAAGTCACATTCCTTATTGTCTTGTATTTTCACAATGCATTCAACTTTAACAATGTTTCTCACATAACGCTTCGTATAAATTGACTCAGATATTATCTAAGACGGAGAGCAATGCTGTCATGGAAACCGTAGACCCCGAGATCTTGCCAACATGCACAGACCTCGGACAAGTGAAGAAGGTCTTCCAGCTTGCCCTTCTGTGCACGAAGCGGCAACCAACAGACCGGCCAACAATGCACGAAGTAACTCGCGTGTTGGCCAGTCTCATGCCTTCCCCCGCACCACCAAAACAATCAACCCCTGCCAACCCGCCATCGTCACAGCTCCCGATCACCAAAGTGCCGTGCTACGTGGACGAGTACGCGAATGTGAAAACGCCCCACCTGCTAAATTGTCCATCAATGAGCAGCTCAGATGCCCAGCTGTTTCTTAAGTTTGGAGAGGTAATTTCTCAGAACAGTGAGTGAAAAATGAAGCATTTGGAGAGGAagtattattatatattgtatgttatgaaaaatcttgaaaaaaataGTGGGAAAGTAGGAAGGCGGAGTAGATTGAAAATGTGTACAAAGATTTGGCTTTTCAGCTTGTCGTAAGTGGAAAGATGGAAAAAAGATGAACAACTTTTTAGTAACAGCTTTATAAAGTGTAGTAACTTTGTTCTCTCTTTATTCGAGCAATATTCTAATTCTAGTTGAAAAATTGGCTGAATGACCGTACATCAAATGTTAGTTGCTAAACCGATTAATCAAATATGAACACACGAAGAAAAAATTGACGACATATCAATAAGATATTAGAAGTTTAATCATTTCagcaattaaaatttaaaagatgaTCATTTTGGCCAATTTTTTGTTCTAAAGCGCAGGAGGGAAATTCGTATTTTGAGTGATGGGGGTGTACGTTGTTCTAGTTAACTTGACTACTAAAATGTAAGGACTTTCGATTTGTGATAGTAACCTTGAATTTGACTTAACCCAATTGGGCCCCACCAGCTAATGGGGCCGACATAATGGATAGATTAGTTATCACAATTTGCGTTAATTctcacaattttatttattatcattagattagttgaattttgatatttgtgtttatttactATACTGATCTAAAAAATGCAGTGTGAGGCAGTCGTCAAAATATAATGGTAAGCATTACCATCACTTGACGGTGGTGAACAAAGATATTCTAGCTTAGTGGGTAGTACTAGGGTTAAATAAGCTCGTGGTCCAGTGGGAGGGTGCATTATATGCCTGCCGAGCAATAATGCAGTGTGTCCTTGGATGGACAGTGTCAGTCTGAGAAGTAGAAAACTCCGAGCAGGTTTGCCTCCTGCGTTTATTCACGGtgcaaattattttttaaaatttgaatgttGGTGGTGGTGAAAAACTAACGGAAAGATTACATTGAAACAAAGTAGCAAGGAtgttattaaaacaaaaaaacttctgCAAGGGTTAGAGTGAAATATAATGTTTGTGGGCTTTATTTTTTGAACGGGACTTGGCTGCTGAAGATTCAGCAGCATCTCCTGCTGATCACCAATCACAGTTGAACACGTGTCCAacttgtgaaatttttaatcacAACTTGGACACGTGTGCAACCATGATTGGTGATCAGCAGGGGGTGCTGCTGATTCTTTCAGCAGGGGGTGCTGCTGGGGGTGCTGCTGATCTTTCAGCAGCCAAGTTCTATCCTTATTTTTTGGGGCAACAATGTATCAAGAAGGATTATTTTGGTCTTAAACTTGAGATCCAAGACCCTCAATATGGAGAAATTCTTAGATCCGAACACTCGGACCACATAAACCATCTAGTGCTCTTCAGAAAGAAAGATGAGTCCTCAATCTAATCCCATTGAACAACAcattttttcaagtttcaacgcTTTGAGTCAACTGCTCTACATGGGTGTCGGCACACAAGAACCTCTCATGAATGTGGGCTTTGAACTCTAAATCGAAGACCTGCAACATTTAGGATCTCAAAAGTTGcattggatgtgcttttaagtTCATTGTGTTCGCACACTCCATTTGAGTTTGCTGCCTTATACAAGCGTCCGCACACATGAAACTCTCGGGCTTTGAACTCAAAAACCGAGATCCGCAGTTGTACTCGAGATCAATACCCTACATTTAGGACGTTGAAAGTTGTATCAATCATGAAGCCTGCCGTCAACACGGGCCTTGGTAAATGCCGGCCCACAAATAAtcatttttgttatatttttgtaAACTGTATTTTACTGCAGTGGcctatttggtttgtaatttgtAAACTGTGTTAtttgagagtttttttttttttaaatacatcgatatttttacactaagagaagggagagttcggttaagccacataatgagcaacctaatttggtattgaattcattatccacgagattcgaacctaagacctctcatttccAAGTGAAGTGGAATATCACCATATCGTAGTACTGAATAACTTGTTATTTGAGAGCTTAATGAAAATTCAAATTGTAATatcaattttgttaaaataaacaaaagggaCCTTCCATGCAAAGGCAGGAGTCATGCTCTCCTAAAGTCTTCATTTTGAGGGCCTGTGAGGAGCGAGGGTCCATTAGGATTTGATTGGCCGAGATTTGTAAGACATAACTTGTAACCTATGTATAAGGATATGTTAGATAACTCATTCTATTGTGGACTCTATACCTCATCATGTCCAATCCTATTTATCTCatattttgacacaacaaacaacAGACTGAACACAAGTCTATGTGCAAAGGAAATGATTTTATCCTCTTGTTTAGAAATATTGGGGACAACGGTAACGAGGAAATAAATTAAAGGTTGTTTTATTTTCCAATAAATGCTTTCATAGGCAATGGAAATAAATTCAAGAGGGGATAAGGGTTTTCCCCCTCAATTGAAGTTTGAAATCCATGTAACATGTCTAACATTCCTATTAAATATTAAGAGTAAGCTTTCAATTTTTCCTCTGAACTttcatttagtttttaatttttgctttAAACTTTTTGATTGGAAAATTGAGGacttaaatgatttttttggttgattctCCATTGACTGTTAGTTTTCCACATATTTCATTCAAATTAACGTTAACTCTTATCACGTGCAAACCACGTGACTCTCTTTTGAGGACAAAATGTGTCACTTCACTAAATCTTCAGACTAATCACACAAATTTGCATAGGTCGACATTTTAGAAATCTagggttttcaattattttaaagaacgAAGCAACCAAACTACCCTTACATGTGTGCATGCTACCATTTAACAGAAAATTGGATGTAATGAATGAAAAACTAACAACAGAGGAAATCGGCAAAGAAAATTAgtttaagtccttaattttctaattgaaaattttaggcGGAAATCAAAAGCTAAATGAAAGTTCATGGGAAATCGTTAGTTACCCTAAATATTAATGCATTATGAAAATGAGATTTGAGATGCATACCAATTCAAAACCTCTCCTCAACATTCAAGTTAGCTAAACTTGAGACTTCAAATTTATGAGTAAGGCAGAAGACTATTAGCCTGTAATATTGATGAGCGTATCACATACAGTAGTTTAATCTTCATCTTATTCCAATCAAGACAACCAACAAAGAATtaaatttgatgaaaaaaattaacgtAACGTTTCGGGTTCGATACTCTACCCCTCGTTGCTTGTTTcactaaaacaaataaaaccagCAGACAAGAGAAAATCTGTACGTTAAAAAAACGATTTATCTCGAAAACGAAATTGAAAGATTCGCAAtatgcaaaaattaaaaaccggAAATTTCGCAACGTCTCTCTCTGTAAAAACCGCCATCAAAATTATccaaattctctctctctctctctctctctcttttctcaacCCCCCGGTCTCTGTCTCTCTACCTGCTGCGTCCACAGTCGTTGGAGGGTGACGTGTCGAATACGCAATTCAAACCCTCGGTCTCCCCCATTTCGAACTCCTACTCTACACCTGTTAGGGCGGGAACCCAaaattttcacccaaaactctctctctctcccctcactttctctctctactttgtCCTTCTCTGGTTCGTTCTAAACCTCTCACGATCTCCGCTCTTCCGCCGCTTGTCGTCTTCTCCAACCGAATTCTAGGGTTTCTGGTTCTCTGAAAGCAGCTGAAATCTTCCGCCGTGGGTCCTCCGAGATGAGCCTCCGCCGGGGCTCCAAGGTCTGGGTCGTGGACCGGGATTTGGCCTGGGTTCCGGCTGAAGTCGCCGACTGGAAGGGGAAGCAGCTCCAGGTCGTCACCGCTTCGGGAAAGAAGGTGAAGTGAAACGTTTGCCCTCGGTTTTTGTGTGTAATTACTGATTagtgtgtttgagtgtttgaaATTTGGGTATTTTTGTGTTGATTGTGGGGGTTTTGGGAGTGTAGGTTTTGGCTTTGCCGGAGAAGCTGTTTCTGAGGGATGCGGATGAGGACGAGCATGGCGGAGTGGACGACATGACGAAGCTAACGTATTTGAACGAGCCGGGTGTGCTGTATAATCTTCAGAGGAGATACGCTCTCAATGATATATATGTGAGTCGACTTTTGTGTGCAATTTGTATAATTGGAGTGATACGGCTAGTTTGTGAAAGGGCTTTTATGTGCCACATTATGCTATGTCATCTAGGATTGATGATGATTTGTTAATCCGTGGATCGGCTTAAATGCTTgcgaaaattttcaaattggcTATTGATTGTCTCATTGATGGCTTACACTTGGCGTGCTACTGGTTTTCCGTTAGCCCTGGACAAGGCGTACTAGCAGATGAGTTGACCTGAATTGACTTATTCTAGAAATGTTGCTACTGGTTTTCCGTTAGCCCTGGACGAGGCTTACTAGCAGATGAGTTGACGTGAATTGACTTATTCTAGAAATGTTAAGTATAACCCCAAAATATCCTTGATTTCAACCGGAGAGTTGGGAAGGCTTATATTGACTGCTGTTAAATGCATAGGAAAGAGATCATATTGAGTGTTATAATGGAATTGGTATTTCACTTGTCATGTTTGATGCCTTCATTTCCAGACGAGATAATGATAAATGGATAATTTCATAAACCAGCGTAGAAAATGTGGTATACTAAGAACTTTTCcttttatattttcatattattaaaATTGGTTTACGTGACTTACTTTCGGAATTGAAgtgattgttttcttttgttgttggtAGACATATACTGGGAGCATTTTGATTGCGGTTAACCCATTCACAAAGCTTCCCCATCTATACAATGTCCACATGATGGAGCAGTATAAGGGAGCCCCATTTGGTGAGCTAAGCCCCCATGTTTTTGCAGTGGCTGATGCATCTTATAGGTATGCCAATTTTATGATAATCGAGTCTTGACCTTTGTTGTACATTGCTATTCCATTGAATGACTCAAGTTAGCTTTTCTGGATTTTGTAATCCAGAGCAATGGTGAATGATGGACAAAGCCAATCAATACTGGTCAGTGGTGAAAGTGGAGCTGGGAAGACTGAAACGACGAAACTAATTATGCAGTATCTTACTTATGTAGGAGGCCGAGCTGCTGGTGCTGGTGATGAGAGAACTGTTGAACAACAAGTTCTTGAAGTAAGATCAACCTCCATTCAAACAAATACCAACTCTGAATAAGAGTAGACTAAAATCACACTGTTATAGATAAGGGTTTTTCATTTTTGCCACTAAATTTTGGCAGTGGAGAAGTTATGGTTgagttaaataaatttttttttttgaccagTTTGGTCTTCGTCATGGTCCAACGCTTGAGAAAAAGaattgatcttcttcatttttactGAGAAAATTGGTCAATttagttttctatatttttgttagattttgtttttaaattttattatcttGTTTCCTTTAATGTGTCACTGATTCTTTTTGGTGCATGGCTCAGTCGAATCCCCTTTTGGAGGCATTTGGTAATGCCAGGACTGTTAGAAATGACAATTCAAGGTGTGCTATATGTTTATTCTTCTCCTGAAATATCACTAATTTGGTATGTAAACATTTGAAATTCTCACACTTTCCGTTGAGGCACATGTATGCTTTCTTGATGATAAAAGAATGAAAGTTACGCTGGTTAGTTGAAAATCGAGGTTAGAGAGTGAGGGCAATGGAGGAAGAGTATGGATTAATGAAAAGAACTAGGTCTTGGCTTTTACTTAGTATAAAGTAAATACCTTGAGGGTAATTATAATTGGAGGATGTAGGAGAGGATATAGAATATAATTACTGAACGGTTTCTGCCCTTTTTAATAGATAACAGTATTCATTAATGAACTTGTTGTTTATTGTATCCAACAATAATTGGGGTATTTATCATTGTAATTGCTAATCAGTTTAGTATTATATCATTAACTACTAATAATGATTTTAGTTTTTCTGGCAATTTGGTTTTATGTCAAGCCtattttcattttagtttttgaagTGAAAATGATTTTCCTTCCATTGTCATTCTTCTCTGAGGCAGTCGTTTCGGCAAGTTTGTTGAGATCCAGTTTGATGCAAGTGGTAGAATATCTGGAGCTGCAATTAGAACTTATCTACTGGAAAGATCCCGTGTTGTTCAGATTACAGATCCTGAAAGGAATTACCACTGTTTTTACCAATTGTGTGCATCTGGAAAGGTACTCTTTGTGTCTGTGATTGGATGGATTTATCACACAGTTACCATTGTAAATATCTGAGCATCTATAGTCAATTAGCTGTTTATCATTGAGTGTTTATGTGAATACAtgcgtcaagttttccttatgcaTCCCAGGATGTTTCAAGTTGTGTATGCGTGTACATGTGTTTTTTTACTCCCATTTCTATGTATCATCATGGTTCACATATGACCATCAGTCTTGTACTCTATTGAAGCTCATGGATATTGTTCTCTGGATTCTCCATATGTCTAGGATGCAGAGAAGTACAAGTTAGACCACCCAAGCCACTTCCATTACCTGAATCAAAGCAAGACTTATGAACTTGATGGAGTTAGCAGTGCAGAAGAGTATACGAAGACAAGAACAGCAATGGATATTGTTGGTATCAGCCGTGAAGATCAGGTTTAAAACTTAATCCAAGTTGATGGTGCTTTAAGATGACTACTTTTTTTCCCTTCACTTCCGCTCTTGGGTGTTTCTGAGGTTCATTATTCTACCTTTTTAGGAAGCAATATTCCGCACCTTGGCTGCAATTCTGCATTTGGGGAACATTGAATTTTCTCCTGGGAAAGAGCACGACTCTTCAGTTCTAAAGGATCAGAAATCGAACTTTCATATGCAGATGGCTGCTAATCTTTTCATGTAGGTGATTTATATAGCTTGAACTTTTACTTTTACTTTCCCTTACTAACTTTGAACAAACTGAAAGGTTTAATATCCTGTCAGTTTCTTTAATATTTTATGAGTGAACATTCAAttcagagattttttttttaatttttattttttgtaatttactgAGGGAGTATCTTCATGGACTTTATAATGCAATCCGTGCATATTATGAGTCAGGAGATACATCTCTAGAATGTCGCCTGTAACTTAATCACTCTATTGcattttgtgataggagcatgCTAAAGAAAGTTCCTGCCCAAACTATATCATATATACAATTTGCATTCGATAATTTGATTTAGAGTTGCTTAATAAATCAGGTGTGATGTGGACCTCTTATTAGCAACACTGTCTACTCGTACAATCCAAACTCGTGAAGGAACTATTGTTAAAGCTCTCGACTGTAGTGGCGCTATTTCTAGTAGAGATGCATTGGCAAAGACTGTTTATTCTCGGTTGTTTGACTGGTATGGTTTCATCAACATTCCCCAGAGGAATCATTTTCTTAACTCGTCTGGCAAGATTCTTCTTTACCTTATTTGGGTTCGGACGTTGTCACAGGCTTGTTGATAAGATTAATACATCTGTTGGCCAAGACTCAACTTCCCAAATGCAAATAGGAGTGTTGGACATTTATGGTTTTGAATGCTTTAAGGACAATAGGTGAGATCTTTACCCATATctatttcaattttaaatattatgAGTCTTAAATTTGGGTTTGGAATACTAAGTGCCATTGAAATTTTGTATAGTCAGTGGTCATGTCACTCTGAATTTTCTTGACTTGTCCAGAGGGTGTATAAGTCTATTGTAAATTAGTTAGTATCATGTGTGTTTCTGCGTCTTGTTTGTCACTGTAATTCATAAGGTGATTGGACTTTTGACATCCCAGCTGATCTGTTAGTTGGTGATAGTCATAGTTTCTCTCTACTCAAGTTTTACTCTTTCATCCTATATCAtggttattattattgttttatttctgTCTTGTCAAAAGTCAAACTCTAGTCTATTATTATAAGAGTATCCTTGCAATTGTACATTATTCCTTTGGTTAAGttaagtttttcttttccacAGTTTTGAGCAATTTTGCATTAACTTTGCAAATGAGAAGCTACAGCAACACTTTAATGAGGTGTGCATTAATGTTTTATGAGATTAATATACTATAtcattttatgttattaataatTATTGTATTCTAACTTCGTTCCCACTTGCTCCAGCATGTGTTCAAGATGGAGCAGGAGGAGTATAGCAAAGAGGAAATTGATTGGAGCTACATTGAATTCATTGACAACCAAGATGTTCTGGATTTGATTGAGAAGGTTTTGCCCATTCTGTCTCCCTTATTTTTGTTGACAAATATTTATGAAAAGCTGCAAAGCCATCTTCTTCTCCCCTCCCTTTTATTATATGATTTTAAAAGGATAATTGGTATCCTGGATTGATTTCATAGTAGCATGTATGCAAGGAGTTGACCTAATTTATAGTCATATTTACGTGGTAAGGAATGACCTTGTTCGCGAAGTTGTCCATATGGACTGTAATTTGTGATAGCATGTATGCAAGGAGTGGACACAACTAATTATATATCATTGAAGCTACCACCCTACTTTGGGAAAAATGCATGACGGGCAATTGTAGTCTGAGTTTTGGTAGCCCTATTGCATGACAGAAGTTGACAATAACTGtatttcttcatttttattaatgtttTGCCTAATCTTATTTTCtatagttttttgttttcatatgcCTTGAGAGTCTGTAAGGCTTGGATCTTATGTTCTCAATCATTGATTTGCAGAAACCTGTTGGGATAATTGCTCTCTTGGATGAAGCTTGGTACAATTAAGTTCACTATAATTTGGTGCGTGTTACTCGATATAGTATTCTCTGGAATTTTATCCTTATCctgattttcttattttttcagCATGTTCCCAAAATCAACACACCAAAGTTTTTCAACCAGGTTGTTTCAGCTTTTAAGGCCCCACCCAAGGTTGGAAAAGGCAAAGTTTTCGGAAACAGATTTTACCATGTCCCATTATGCTGGAAAGGTATTTATATGTCAATACATATTTGTGTGCAGCATCTTGATATTGAATCATTTATAATAGAGTATTCACTATTTGTTCAGGTTACTTATCACACAGATACCTTTTTGGATAAGAATCGTGATTATGTTGTCGTAGAACATTGCAATCTGTTGTCTTCTTCCAAATGCCCTTTTGTTGCTGGTCTTTTCGGTCCACTACCTGAGGAATCTTCAAGATCATCGTACAAATTTTCTTCTGTGGCCACTAGATTTAAGGTACATTCCATCTCTGTACCTTATATGTGATGTGATGTTGATTGGTTGCAACTGCTTAAAAGACTACAGAAGCTGATACATGAAAAGATATTTAATAGGAGAAGGCTCCAGCTGGAGATTTTTCTGTTCAAGAAACTCACATTAGATCATTAATCAATTCAAAACTTTACGGttcaatgaagaaaaaaaaaatgtatgttgTTTGCTGTCTTGCAGGATTTTGGGCTTAAAAACTTCTTTTCTCACAAATGAATGTCAATTTGAGGATGTCATTGTTTTCTGATTCGGTCTTAGAATTTGTGTCAATAGCTTTAGGTTGAATCTGtacctttcttttttctccGACTCATGCGTCCAATAAAATCCTACTTGTTGGATATCATTCGGATAATGCTTCATGATGTGGTTATCATTTCTGCTTGTATTCAACTGATCATTTACTTTGACCTGTATTGGGAATTATTACTGCCTTTTGAACATTAGCCTATTTGTGTGATGTACCTCCCTTCCTGAAAGCCTTGTATTTAATTACTTGTTTGATGGTCCTTAAGCTGATAACTCCCCCTTCCTGTTTTGGTTATTGTAGCAACAACTTCAAGCACTGATGGAAACCCTCAATTCAACCGAGCCTCATTACATACGCTGTGTTAAGCCGAACTCATTGAATCGACCGCAAAAGTTTGAGAATTTGAGCATCTTACATCAATTACGCTGCGGGGTCAGTGCGttcaaaatttttatgtttCTTTATGTTGGATCTGGTGTCATACACAGAAAAAACAGGGATTgactactatttttttttcaggttttagggtaaattaaaaataaaatttga encodes the following:
- the LOC137718478 gene encoding LRR receptor-like serine/threonine-protein kinase ERECTA — protein: MRFDGRAVMAFRVEFVLLVLLLGCVSFGYGDSRNDQGRTLLGIKKAFRDVDNVLYEWTDSPSLDYCVWRGVTCDNSLNVIALNLSGLNLGGEISSVIGDLESLQSIDLRGNRLSGQIPDEIGDCAALQNLDLSFNEIFGDIPFSISKLKQLENLILKNNQLIGPLPSTLSQIPNLKILDLAQNNLSGEIPRLIYWNEVLQYLGLRGNNLVGTLSPDMCQLTGLWYFDVRNNSLTGNIPQNIGNCTAFQVLDLSYNQLTGGIPFNIAFLQVATLSLQGNQLSGPIPSVIGLMQALAVLDLSSNALSGPIPPILGNLTYTEKLYLHANKLNGSIPPELGQMTKLHYLELNDNHLTGHIPPELGKLTDLYDLNVANNYLQGPIPDNLSSCTNLNSLNVHGNKLSGTIPTALQRLESMTYLNLSSNYLRGPIPIELSFIGNLDTLDISDNKLSGTIPSSLGDLEHLLKLNLSRNHLTGFIPGEFGNLRSVMEIDLSNNQLTGLIPQELSQLQNMNLLRLEHNNISGDVVSLINCFSLSALNVSYNNLAGDVPTSKNFSRFSPDSFIGNPDLCGPWLNSRCHESRPTERATLSKPAILGIALGALVILLMILIAVCRPYNPTPFSDGSFDKPAVKYSNPKLVILHMNLALHVYEDIMRMTENLSEKYIIGYGSSSTVYKCVLKNCKPVAIKKLYSQYHRCIKEFETELATVGSIKHRNLVSLQGYSLSSSGNLLFYDYMENGSLWDHLHGPFKKKKLDWTTRLQIALGAAQGLAYLHHDCSPRIIHRDIKSSNILLDKDFEAHLNDFGIAKNLCHSKTHTSTYLMGTIGYIDPEYARTSRLTEKSDVYSYGIVLLELLTGRKAVDNESNLHHLILSKTESNAVMETVDPEILPTCTDLGQVKKVFQLALLCTKRQPTDRPTMHEVTRVLASLMPSPAPPKQSTPANPPSSQLPITKVPCYVDEYANVKTPHLLNCPSMSSSDAQLFLKFGEVISQNSE